A DNA window from Streptomyces sp. 71268 contains the following coding sequences:
- a CDS encoding TetR/AcrR family transcriptional regulator: protein MPSTPASSASPAPHGRTGRPPLTSRAQILEAARRLIDRDGWEKLTLRRLAAETGIGTTTIYHHMRGKDDLLVLLLNQYLGQVERPEPPADPRDRIVATALAGHDVLAAWPWAAEVVTADGFVGLLDESALWMVEDIVSGAHDYGCTPEQSVHIFRSIWYYTVGEILVRARSPHRLVDRELPAFRDSFDADRAPHLAAVSDRWAEFAARDTYPRGLRAFVDGLLAQTTAEIPGEGG, encoded by the coding sequence ATGCCCTCGACCCCCGCATCGTCCGCGTCACCCGCACCACACGGCCGCACCGGCAGGCCACCGCTGACCTCCCGCGCGCAAATCCTGGAGGCGGCGCGCCGGCTCATCGACCGGGACGGCTGGGAGAAGCTGACCCTCCGACGCCTCGCCGCCGAGACGGGCATCGGCACGACGACCATCTACCACCACATGCGGGGCAAGGACGATCTGCTTGTTCTTCTGCTCAACCAGTACCTGGGCCAGGTCGAACGGCCCGAGCCGCCCGCCGACCCGCGGGACCGCATCGTCGCCACCGCGCTCGCGGGCCACGATGTCCTCGCGGCCTGGCCATGGGCGGCGGAGGTCGTCACGGCCGACGGGTTCGTCGGCCTCCTGGACGAGTCGGCGCTGTGGATGGTGGAGGACATCGTCTCCGGGGCGCACGACTACGGCTGCACGCCCGAGCAGTCCGTGCACATCTTCCGCAGCATCTGGTACTACACCGTCGGCGAGATCCTGGTGCGCGCCCGCTCCCCGCACCGGCTCGTCGACCGCGAACTCCCCGCCTTCCGCGACTCCTTCGACGCGGACCGGGCCCCTCACCTGGCCGCCGTCAGTGACCGCTGGGCGGAGTTCGCCGCGCGGGACACCTACCCGAGGGGGCTGCGCGCGTTCGTCGACGGGCTGCTCGCGCAGACCACGGCCGAGATTCCCGGCGAGGGTGGATAG
- a CDS encoding ABC transporter ATP-binding protein translates to MIGTLLRVLGREYARPLRRTLALMTTAAVAEGLSYAFLVPVLRTLFGAAPEDAWPWLAAFAGAFALYAVLRYLSDLSGFHVGSSLLRGMYHRLGDHLARLPIGWYGANRVGEVSVLAGRGVLQAMSVIAHLLAPFISAAVTPLTIVAVMLAYNWQLGLAALAAAPLVTAVQIRTGRSMAAGDAERAVRDDEATGRVIEYLRAQPVLRAGGRTAERFQLLDDSLRHVERASRRSTLSALPGVVGLTLVVQAVFTGLLVLGAFLALGGDVGAAELLAVLVLAARCADPLLSLSDIGGKLRGARSVLGRLDAVLRTEPLPEPAEPVSPDRYDLRFESVTFRHGDRTVLDGASLTVPQGQRLAVVGPSGAGKSTLLQLLARFYDVDAGTVRVGGADVRQMDTRELMARIAIVFQDVYLFDGTIEENVRLGRPDASDAEVRAAAAAARLDEVIERLPGGWATNVGEGGALLSGGERQRVSIARALLKDAPIVLLDEVTSALDPVNEAAVHEGIERFMAGRTVVMVAHRMRTVRRADRVVFLADGRIAEEGTHDELLRRGGRYADFWHIALTPTATGWTADVPPAP, encoded by the coding sequence ATGATCGGAACACTGCTGCGGGTCCTCGGCCGCGAGTACGCCCGGCCGCTGCGACGCACCCTGGCTCTCATGACGACGGCGGCGGTAGCCGAGGGCCTGTCCTACGCCTTCCTCGTGCCCGTCCTGCGTACCTTGTTCGGCGCGGCACCCGAGGACGCCTGGCCCTGGCTGGCCGCCTTCGCGGGCGCCTTCGCGCTCTACGCGGTGCTGCGCTACCTCAGCGACCTCTCCGGCTTCCACGTTGGCAGCTCGCTGCTGCGCGGCATGTACCACCGGCTCGGCGACCACCTCGCCCGACTACCCATCGGCTGGTACGGGGCCAACCGCGTCGGGGAGGTGTCCGTCCTGGCGGGTCGCGGCGTGCTGCAGGCGATGAGCGTGATCGCGCACCTGCTCGCACCGTTCATCTCCGCCGCCGTGACGCCGCTGACGATCGTCGCCGTGATGCTCGCGTACAACTGGCAGTTGGGCCTTGCCGCGCTGGCCGCCGCCCCGCTCGTCACGGCCGTCCAGATCCGCACCGGTCGCTCCATGGCCGCGGGTGACGCGGAGCGGGCCGTACGCGACGACGAGGCCACCGGGCGGGTCATCGAGTACCTCCGGGCGCAGCCGGTACTGCGGGCCGGCGGCCGGACCGCCGAACGCTTCCAACTGCTCGACGACTCGCTCCGCCACGTCGAGCGCGCCTCGCGCCGCTCCACGCTGTCGGCGCTTCCCGGAGTGGTGGGCCTCACCCTCGTCGTGCAGGCGGTGTTCACCGGCCTGCTGGTCCTGGGCGCCTTCCTCGCGCTGGGTGGTGACGTGGGAGCGGCGGAACTCCTGGCGGTCCTGGTCCTCGCGGCACGTTGCGCGGACCCGCTGCTCTCGCTGTCGGACATCGGTGGCAAGCTCCGGGGCGCGCGGTCCGTCCTCGGCAGGCTCGACGCGGTGCTGCGCACCGAACCACTGCCGGAACCCGCCGAGCCCGTCAGCCCGGACCGCTATGACCTGCGGTTCGAATCCGTCACCTTCCGGCACGGCGACCGCACGGTGCTCGACGGCGCTTCGCTGACCGTGCCGCAGGGGCAGCGGCTCGCCGTCGTCGGTCCCTCGGGCGCCGGCAAGAGCACCCTGCTGCAACTGCTCGCCCGGTTCTACGACGTCGACGCAGGCACGGTACGCGTCGGCGGCGCAGACGTGCGACAGATGGACACCCGGGAGCTGATGGCGCGGATCGCCATCGTCTTCCAGGACGTCTACCTCTTCGACGGCACGATCGAGGAGAACGTACGCCTCGGCCGCCCCGACGCTTCGGACGCCGAGGTACGGGCGGCGGCGGCCGCGGCGCGCCTCGACGAGGTGATCGAGCGATTGCCCGGTGGCTGGGCGACCAACGTCGGCGAGGGCGGCGCACTGCTTTCCGGCGGCGAACGCCAGCGCGTCTCGATCGCACGGGCGCTCCTCAAAGACGCGCCCATCGTCCTCCTCGACGAGGTGACCTCCGCACTGGACCCGGTGAACGAGGCCGCCGTCCACGAAGGCATCGAACGCTTCATGGCGGGCCGGACGGTCGTGATGGTCGCGCACCGGATGCGCACCGTCCGCCGTGCCGACCGCGTCGTCTTCCTGGCGGACGGCCGCATCGCGGAGGAGGGCACGCACGACGAACTGCTACGCCGCGGTGGCCGCTACGCCGACTTCTGGCACATCGCGCTGACGCCGACGGCCACCGGCTGGACCGCTGACGTGCCGCCCGCTCCCTGA
- a CDS encoding phytanoyl-CoA dioxygenase family protein, protein MDDTFLVSRFLRDGFVKLEGAVAPRVAADCARLLWRETGCDPNDPSTWTQPVHWVAGMAQGPFAAAPNSPALHRAYDLLVGEGRWEPRYSLGTFPLRFPHEEEPDDAGWHIEGSYLPEGESWYFTNLCSQGRALLMLFLFSEVGEDDAPTRIRVGSHLDVPKVLEKYGQDGASGLVLAPELVAASDHRPLALATGSPGDVYLCHPFLVHAAQPHHGMRPRFMAQPPLLPAAPYELERADGAYSPVEKAIRRGLGQDTP, encoded by the coding sequence ATGGATGACACGTTCTTGGTATCCCGTTTCCTCCGTGACGGTTTCGTGAAGTTGGAGGGTGCTGTCGCGCCGCGCGTGGCCGCGGACTGCGCGCGGCTGCTGTGGCGGGAGACGGGCTGCGACCCGAACGACCCGTCGACGTGGACGCAGCCCGTGCACTGGGTGGCCGGTATGGCACAGGGGCCGTTCGCCGCCGCGCCCAACTCACCCGCCCTGCATCGCGCGTACGACCTGCTGGTCGGCGAGGGGCGCTGGGAGCCGCGCTACTCGCTGGGCACGTTCCCACTGCGCTTCCCGCACGAGGAGGAGCCGGACGACGCGGGCTGGCACATCGAGGGGAGCTATCTACCGGAAGGCGAGAGCTGGTACTTCACGAATCTGTGTTCCCAGGGCCGGGCGCTCTTGATGCTGTTCCTCTTCAGCGAGGTCGGTGAAGACGACGCCCCGACCCGGATTCGCGTCGGCTCGCACCTCGACGTGCCAAAGGTGCTGGAGAAGTACGGGCAGGACGGGGCAAGCGGACTGGTCCTGGCGCCCGAACTGGTGGCGGCATCCGACCACCGGCCACTTGCCCTGGCCACCGGGTCCCCGGGCGACGTCTACCTGTGCCATCCCTTCCTGGTACACGCGGCACAACCGCATCATGGGATGCGCCCGCGCTTCATGGCGCAGCCGCCACTCCTGCCGGCCGCACCCTACGAACTGGAACGGGCCGACGGCGCGTACTCACCTGTGGAGAAGGCGATCCGTCGGGGCCTGGGACAGGACACCCCCTGA
- a CDS encoding GNAT family N-acetyltransferase — MSDQQLEVMVRRARNTDMDGLVESSSALFAEDAGTRDPSVDVGWPREFGHQEFAAAIDDPNRLLLVADHGGQVVGHLTASVAEGSAKRPARSATLVSLYLRPAHRRGGLGARLVGQFLAWAKEAGAELAEVSAYSSNTDAISFYERNGFTSQSVTLRSPL, encoded by the coding sequence ATGAGTGATCAACAGCTTGAAGTCATGGTCCGCCGTGCCCGGAACACCGACATGGACGGGCTGGTCGAGTCCAGCAGTGCCCTGTTCGCGGAGGACGCGGGCACAAGGGACCCCAGCGTCGATGTGGGCTGGCCCCGCGAGTTCGGACACCAGGAGTTCGCCGCCGCGATAGACGACCCGAACAGGCTTCTTCTCGTGGCGGACCACGGCGGGCAGGTCGTCGGACACCTGACCGCGAGCGTCGCCGAGGGGAGCGCGAAGAGACCAGCGAGGTCCGCGACGCTCGTGAGCCTGTACCTGCGGCCCGCCCACCGCCGCGGTGGACTCGGCGCCCGTCTGGTGGGGCAGTTCCTGGCATGGGCCAAGGAAGCGGGGGCGGAACTGGCCGAGGTAAGCGCGTACTCCAGTAACACCGACGCGATCAGCTTCTACGAACGGAACGGATTCACCAGCCAGTCGGTGACGTTGCGGTCCCCGTTGTAA
- a CDS encoding AraC family transcriptional regulator: protein MLERLNQAMEHIEHQLDQAVDVAELARIAATSEHHLRRMFSALAGMSLPQYIRRRRLTLAGADVLAGHDTLLDVAVRYGYGSGEAFARAFRAMHGIGPSEARRTGAALVSQSRMAFRLTVEGSSRMRYRVLDKADFTVVGLRTRIPLVHTGLNQAITDFVRGIDPQTLERLEKLSDQEPHGIVTVCDGMEPSRTEGTELDYYHGVITSAVAPEGTSALEVPAGTWALFTASGPAPRAIQELWRDVFTEWFPSNPYRTRTGPEILRTRLSPDKTEAEAELWLPVEHEHG, encoded by the coding sequence ATGTTGGAGCGGCTGAACCAGGCCATGGAGCACATCGAGCATCAGCTGGACCAGGCTGTCGACGTAGCCGAGCTGGCACGCATCGCGGCCACTTCGGAGCATCACCTGCGTCGGATGTTCTCCGCGCTCGCGGGCATGTCGTTGCCGCAGTACATCCGACGCCGTCGGCTCACGCTCGCGGGTGCCGACGTACTCGCGGGGCACGACACACTGCTGGATGTCGCGGTGCGCTATGGCTATGGCTCCGGCGAAGCGTTCGCACGGGCGTTTCGCGCCATGCACGGCATCGGGCCCAGCGAGGCCCGACGTACCGGCGCCGCGCTCGTCTCCCAGTCCCGAATGGCTTTCCGTCTCACCGTCGAAGGGAGCAGTCGTATGCGCTACCGCGTCCTGGACAAGGCGGACTTCACCGTCGTCGGGCTCAGGACCCGGATACCGCTGGTGCATACCGGCCTGAACCAGGCGATCACGGACTTTGTCCGTGGGATCGATCCGCAGACCCTGGAGCGCCTGGAGAAGCTGTCTGACCAGGAGCCGCACGGCATCGTCACGGTCTGCGACGGCATGGAGCCCAGCCGCACCGAGGGCACCGAACTCGACTACTACCACGGCGTGATCACCTCCGCGGTCGCTCCGGAGGGTACGAGCGCATTGGAGGTCCCGGCCGGCACCTGGGCACTCTTCACCGCCTCTGGGCCGGCACCGCGGGCCATCCAGGAGCTGTGGCGGGACGTGTTCACCGAGTGGTTCCCATCGAACCCGTACCGCACCCGCACCGGTCCTGAGATCCTGCGCACCCGCCTGTCGCCGGACAAGACCGAAGCCGAGGCCGAACTATGGCTCCCGGTCGAGCACGAACACGGCTGA
- a CDS encoding ABC transporter ATP-binding protein, with protein sequence MTTTDLVQPGEPSAPPPHGDDDRSPGTDSAGPGPAADPAADSVAVDMARLLRPHASSFAAVVVLQVVGALAGLAPLLAVVEIGRALLAPGPTDHRHVWIAVLAGAGGLFVRLLFTAASSGIGHLVDGRVQLTLRRQLAARLGRVPIGWFSRRGTGELAKVVGEDVSAVHPFIAHAPGELVSAFVVPLASLVYLFTIDWRLTLITLIPVALAVALVPLMMTPARLREQKEFDEAMSRIAGSVVEFVQGIAVIKAFGGSGRAHRRFRTAADEFVDTFHRWVHGLSKPAAGMQLVLSPPFVLLVVLTGGTALITNGSLAPADLLPFLLLGLGLTAPVAALGHGFDELQAARRALGRIRDVLKVPPLPEPTHPRAPRGHRVELRGVRFGYETGREVLRGIDLVLEPGTVTALVGPSGSGKSTLVQLLPRFFDPTGGSVTIGGVDLRDLGGRHLHETVSFVFQDVRLLRASVADNIALAVPHADREAVERAARLAHIHDRILELPRGYESVIGEDTGLSGGEAQRISLARALLADTPVLVLDEATAFADPRTEQAVHRALATLRGGRTILVIAHRPETIRDADTVVMLDDGAIVEQGAPAELLARGGRFADFWRSQQTADTEAATSDRADRPDDHTPVKAPNGPSGTPRGDEPR encoded by the coding sequence ATGACCACTACTGACCTCGTCCAGCCGGGCGAGCCGTCGGCCCCACCTCCCCACGGTGACGACGACCGGTCGCCGGGCACGGACTCGGCAGGACCTGGGCCGGCGGCGGACCCGGCAGCGGACTCCGTAGCGGTGGACATGGCGCGGCTGCTGCGGCCACACGCCTCCAGCTTCGCCGCCGTGGTGGTTCTCCAGGTCGTCGGGGCCCTCGCGGGCTTGGCGCCGCTGCTCGCGGTCGTCGAGATCGGCCGTGCCCTGCTGGCGCCGGGGCCCACCGACCACCGCCACGTCTGGATCGCCGTACTGGCGGGAGCGGGCGGGCTGTTCGTCAGGCTGCTGTTCACCGCGGCGTCGTCCGGCATCGGGCACCTGGTCGACGGGCGGGTGCAGCTCACGCTCCGCCGGCAGTTGGCGGCACGTCTCGGCCGGGTGCCGATCGGTTGGTTCTCCCGGCGTGGTACCGGCGAGCTGGCCAAGGTGGTGGGAGAGGACGTGAGCGCCGTACACCCGTTCATCGCCCATGCTCCGGGCGAACTGGTCTCCGCGTTCGTGGTGCCGCTGGCGTCCCTCGTCTACCTGTTCACCATCGACTGGCGCCTCACACTGATCACGCTGATACCGGTGGCCCTGGCCGTGGCGCTCGTACCCCTGATGATGACGCCGGCCCGACTGCGCGAACAGAAGGAGTTCGACGAGGCCATGAGCCGGATCGCGGGTTCCGTCGTCGAGTTCGTACAGGGCATCGCGGTGATTAAGGCGTTCGGCGGGTCCGGGCGCGCCCACCGCAGGTTCCGCACGGCCGCGGACGAGTTCGTCGACACCTTCCACCGCTGGGTGCACGGCCTGTCCAAGCCGGCCGCGGGCATGCAGCTCGTGCTGTCGCCGCCGTTCGTCCTGCTCGTCGTGCTGACCGGCGGCACGGCTCTGATCACCAACGGCAGCCTGGCCCCTGCCGACCTGCTGCCCTTCCTGCTGCTCGGTCTCGGCCTGACCGCCCCGGTGGCCGCCCTGGGCCACGGCTTCGACGAACTACAGGCCGCGAGGCGCGCCCTCGGCCGGATACGGGACGTGCTCAAGGTTCCGCCGCTGCCGGAGCCCACCCACCCCCGCGCGCCGCGAGGACACCGGGTGGAACTGCGCGGCGTCCGCTTCGGGTACGAGACGGGACGCGAGGTACTGCGGGGCATCGACCTGGTGCTCGAACCGGGCACCGTCACCGCGCTCGTCGGCCCCTCGGGCAGCGGCAAGTCCACGCTGGTCCAGTTGCTGCCCCGGTTCTTCGACCCCACAGGGGGTTCGGTCACCATCGGCGGCGTCGATCTGCGCGATCTCGGCGGCAGGCACCTCCACGAGACGGTCTCCTTCGTCTTCCAGGACGTACGGCTGCTGCGCGCGTCGGTCGCGGACAACATCGCCCTGGCGGTGCCACACGCCGATCGCGAGGCCGTGGAACGCGCCGCCCGCCTCGCGCACATCCATGACCGCATCCTCGAGCTGCCCCGCGGCTACGAGTCGGTGATCGGCGAAGACACCGGACTCTCCGGCGGCGAGGCACAGCGGATCTCGCTGGCCCGCGCACTCCTGGCCGACACACCCGTGCTGGTGCTCGACGAGGCGACCGCCTTCGCCGACCCGCGGACCGAACAAGCTGTTCACCGGGCCCTCGCGACCCTGAGGGGCGGCCGGACGATCCTGGTCATCGCCCACCGCCCGGAGACGATCAGGGACGCCGACACCGTAGTCATGCTGGACGACGGGGCGATCGTCGAACAGGGCGCACCCGCGGAACTCCTCGCGCGCGGCGGCCGGTTCGCCGACTTCTGGCGCTCCCAGCAGACGGCGGACACCGAAGCCGCCACATCGGACCGGGCGGACCGGCCCGATGACCACACCCCCGTGAAGGCCCCCAACGGCCCCAGCGGCACACCGCGAGGAGACGAGCCCCGATGA
- a CDS encoding helix-turn-helix domain-containing protein — translation MEALAERLSQLDSHVQGVVRVVAFYDTLMRRRVDLPALARASAGLAECVAGIRLHGTGWMIRIAPDGREASVPPQRASSTAPITLDEEELGTVWLERPGTPGSLDEVLLDRLALAVASAVERYGPARTTMADPALVELVISSDADEAARARALRLLGFAAGLPLRVLAVRSQVPLGEIGTLVCPGRPVKAAPVGDVGVILATTIEPERIPAGVRAGIGAPGSPDHSWRQARTALRFTTRREPVIHYDNLGALALLAEIPHDIARGNPDVAALVRVAARPEDLEILDAYCATGSLRRAADLLHMHHSSVARRIEQIGKALGIELTEPTGLIRARLALTTRRLIDGWPAAEVGR, via the coding sequence ATGGAGGCACTCGCCGAACGACTGTCCCAACTCGATTCACACGTCCAAGGCGTGGTGCGCGTCGTCGCGTTCTACGACACACTGATGCGCCGCCGGGTCGACCTCCCGGCCCTCGCACGAGCCTCGGCGGGCCTCGCCGAGTGCGTGGCCGGTATACGGCTCCACGGCACGGGATGGATGATCCGCATCGCGCCCGACGGCAGGGAAGCGTCCGTCCCGCCACAACGCGCGTCCTCCACCGCGCCGATCACCCTCGACGAGGAGGAACTGGGCACGGTGTGGCTGGAGCGCCCCGGCACACCCGGCTCACTTGACGAAGTACTCCTTGACCGGCTCGCCCTCGCCGTCGCGTCAGCCGTCGAGCGGTACGGCCCGGCCCGCACCACCATGGCCGACCCCGCCCTCGTCGAGTTGGTGATCAGTTCCGACGCCGACGAGGCGGCCAGGGCGCGAGCGCTGCGACTCCTGGGTTTCGCCGCCGGCCTGCCGCTTCGCGTCCTCGCCGTACGCTCGCAAGTCCCCCTCGGCGAGATCGGCACCCTGGTCTGCCCGGGACGCCCGGTCAAGGCGGCACCCGTCGGCGACGTGGGCGTCATCCTGGCCACCACCATCGAGCCGGAGCGCATTCCCGCAGGCGTACGCGCGGGCATCGGCGCCCCGGGAAGCCCCGACCACTCCTGGCGACAAGCCCGCACCGCCCTCCGTTTCACCACCCGACGCGAGCCAGTCATCCACTACGACAACCTGGGCGCGCTGGCGCTGCTGGCCGAGATACCCCACGACATCGCACGCGGCAACCCCGACGTGGCCGCCCTCGTCCGTGTCGCCGCCCGCCCGGAAGACCTGGAGATCCTGGACGCCTACTGCGCCACGGGCTCCCTTCGCCGGGCCGCCGACCTCCTGCACATGCACCACAGCAGCGTCGCCCGCCGAATCGAACAGATCGGGAAGGCTCTGGGCATCGAACTCACCGAGCCCACCGGCCTGATACGGGCCAGGCTCGCCCTCACGACGCGGCGGCTGATCGACGGCTGGCCGGCTGCTGAGGTGGGACGATAG